The following are encoded together in the Malaya genurostris strain Urasoe2022 chromosome 3, Malgen_1.1, whole genome shotgun sequence genome:
- the LOC131437483 gene encoding uncharacterized protein LOC131437483, with protein sequence MNYSIINMHCPHETRPDDKKEVFLPRQGSSNHLLSPQRYPQSHLEITRSTYGKSNRPCSHRRAILLRRHQSVAGNNQLPGELLKHGGEALARALHWMISRIWEEEILPQEWMDGVVCPVYKKGDKLDCCNYRAITLLNAAYKVLSQILYRRLSPIAKEIVGPYQAGFTGARATTDHIFALLDK encoded by the coding sequence atgaactacagcatcatcaacatgcactgcccacatgagacgagacccgatgacaagAAGGAAGTATTCCTCCCGAGGCAAGGTAGCTCGaatcaccttctttccccgcaaagatatccacaaagccacctggagatcaccagatcaacatacggaaaatcaaatcgaccatgttctcatcgacgggcgattcttctccgacgtcatcaatcaGTCGCGGGAAAtaaccagttaccaggcgagctgctcaaacatggaggagaggcactggctagagcgctgcactggatgatttctaggatttgggaggaggagattctaccgcaggaatggatggatggagtggtatgtcccgtctacaaaaagggcgataagctagattgttgcaattaccgcgcaatcacattgctgaacgccgcctacaaggtactctcccaaatcctttaccgtcgtctatcaccaatagctaaggaaatcgtagggccgtaccaagcgggatttactggagcccgcgccactacggatcacatattcgcgttacttgacaaatag